Proteins from a genomic interval of Euleptes europaea isolate rEulEur1 chromosome 16, rEulEur1.hap1, whole genome shotgun sequence:
- the ZRSR2 gene encoding U2 small nuclear ribonucleoprotein auxiliary factor 35 kDa subunit-related protein 2, with protein sequence MRSAVQQPPTSGDQRRRSVQEDRPTPGRTRSGCKTAAALSGGASMVIKYETGTFFSVFSHKKYRALLKKEKRKKKRQLLARLRDSEEAEKDAQVSEEEELGEEEKLLEMERQRLHEEWLLREEKAQEAFMIKKEKEEAARKRQEEEEQKIKEEWEEQQRKEQEEEERKQQVKKDREEAVQKMLDQAESQLENGTAWHNPEPPENVGTEKDRANCPFYIKTGACRFGDRCSRKHNYPSSSQTLLIRGMFVTFGMEQCKRDDYDTDASLEYSEEEIYQQFLDFYEDVLPEFKNVGKVIQFKVSCNFEPHLRGNVYVQYQSEQECQEALALFNGRWYAGRQLQCEFCPVTRWKTAICGLFERQKCPRGKHCNFLHVFRNPNNEFWEANRDIHISPEWTKHTGKNSERRNRSGYYEDYYSRSRRRSSPSSDHSYKRNGESERKKSHKHKKRHLPESEESYGRRESRSKKRQRSRNRSWTHSRSRSSSRSRSRGRKRSSSRGRNS encoded by the exons ATGCGCAGCGCCGTCCAGCAGCCTCCCACTTCCGGCGACCAAAGGCGTCGCTCGGTTCAGGAGGACCGTCCCACGCCCGGGAGGACTCGCTCGGGGTGCAAAACAGCTGCCGCTCTATCCGGAGGCGCCTCTATG GTGATAAAATATGAAACTG GgacttttttttctgtcttcagcCACAAGAAGTACAGAGCACTTCTGAAGAAAGAGAAAcgaaagaaaaaaagacaattaTTGGCAAGACTGAGAGATTCAG AAGAAGCAGAGAAAGATGCACAAGTTTCtgaagaggaagagctgggtgAAGAAGAAAAACTGCTTGAAATGGAAAG GCAAAGACTGCATGAGGAGTGGTTGCTGAGAGAAGAAAAGGCTCAGGAAGCTTTCATGatcaagaaggaaaaagaagaggcagcacgaaaacgtcaggaagaagaagag caaaaaataaaagaagaatggGAAGAGCAGCAAAGgaaagaacaagaagaggaggagcggAAACAACAAGTGAAGAAAGACAGAGAG GAGGCTGTGCAGAAAATGTTGGACCAAGCAGAAAGTCAG ctggaaaatggAACTGCATGGCACAACCCAGAACCTCCAGAAAATGTAGGAACAGAGAAAGATCGAGCCAATTGCCCATTCTATATTAAGACAGGAGCTTGCCGATTTGGAGACAG ATGCTCTCGGAAACATAACTATCCAAGCTCCAGCCAGACGCTCCTTATCAGGGGTATGTTTGTTACTTTTGGGATGGAACAATGTAAAAGAGATGACTATGACACAGATGCAAGTCTGGAGTACAGTGAGGAAGAAATCTACCAGCAGTTCTTAGACTTCTATGAAGATGTTCTTCCGGAATTCAAGAATGTGGGAAAGGTTATTCAGTTCAAG gtcagctgcaacttcgAACCTCATCTCCGGGGAAATGTATATGTTCAGTACCAATC agaACAAGAATGTCAGGAAGCTCTTGCTTTATTCAATGGTAGATGGTATGCCGGGCGGCAGCTTCAGTGTGAATTTTGCCCAGTAACAAGGTGGAAAACAGCTATTTGTG GCTTATTTGAAAGACAGAAGTGCCCAAGAGGGAAGCACTGCAATTTTCTTCATGTATTCAGAAATCCAAACAATGAGTTCTGGGAAGCCAACAGAGATATTCATATTTCTCCCGAATGGACTAAACATACTGgtaaaaactctgaaaggagaaaTAGATCAGGCTACTATGAAGACTATTATAGCcggtcaagaagaagaagcagtccGAGTTCAGATCATTCCTACAAAAGAAATGGCGAGTCGGAGAGAAAAAAGAGTCATAAGCATAAGAAAAGGCACCTTCCTGAGAGCGAAGAGAGCTATGGAAGACGAGAGTCACGCAGTAAGAAGAGACAGCGGAGTCGCAATAGGAGTTGGACACATAGTCGTAGCAGAAGTTCCTCTCGGTCAAGGAGTAGAGGCAGGAAAAGGTCCAGTAGTAGAGGAAGAAATAGTTGA